One region of Streptomyces capillispiralis genomic DNA includes:
- a CDS encoding oxidoreductase — translation MASIEGVAGTRELAGKRALVTGGTRGIGAAVVRLLLDAGAEVLTTARSATSTVPEGAAFVQADVRTRAGTEAVAAAARDVLGGVDVLVHNAGGARPHPAASAIPDEEWQDALDLNYLASVRLDSLLVPGMRERRSGVVVHVSSAAVLTPVGPLLHYVAAKAALETYSRGQALELAPFGIRVNTVTPGRVATPGGEETRERWARLNAAPGQVNAHDTVPLGRDGRPDDIAHAVLFLVSDRAGWLTGSNLVVDGGEFPRG, via the coding sequence ATGGCCTCTATTGAGGGTGTGGCGGGGACGCGGGAACTCGCGGGGAAGCGGGCCCTGGTCACGGGTGGTACCCGTGGGATCGGGGCGGCCGTCGTGCGGCTGCTTCTGGACGCGGGGGCCGAGGTGCTCACGACCGCCAGGTCGGCGACGAGCACGGTGCCCGAGGGCGCGGCCTTCGTGCAGGCCGACGTGCGGACGCGGGCCGGGACGGAGGCGGTCGCCGCGGCCGCGCGGGACGTGCTCGGCGGGGTGGACGTCCTGGTCCACAACGCGGGCGGGGCACGGCCTCACCCCGCCGCCTCGGCCATTCCCGACGAGGAGTGGCAGGACGCCCTGGACCTGAACTACCTGGCGTCGGTGCGGCTGGACTCGCTGCTCGTTCCGGGGATGCGGGAGCGGCGTTCGGGGGTGGTCGTGCATGTCTCCTCGGCAGCGGTCCTCACGCCGGTGGGGCCGTTACTGCATTACGTGGCGGCGAAGGCGGCCCTGGAGACCTACAGCCGGGGGCAGGCCCTGGAGCTGGCTCCGTTCGGGATCCGCGTCAACACCGTCACTCCCGGCAGGGTGGCCACCCCCGGTGGCGAGGAGACGCGGGAGCGGTGGGCGCGCCTGAACGCCGCGCCGGGGCAGGTCAACGCCCACGACACCGTGCCGCTGGGCCGCGACGGCCGTCCCGACGACATCGCCCACGCGGTGCTGTTCCTCGTGTCCGACCGGGCCGGCTGGCTGACCGGGAGCAATCTCGTCGTGGACGGCGGCGAATTTCCCCGGGGATGA
- a CDS encoding SDR family oxidoreductase, with protein sequence MGQFSGKNVVITGGGSGMGFALAELLVGGGARVVITGRSRATLDAARERLGGNVVAVRGDVASLSDLDALADRVKDDLGSVEGLFVNAGIAPLTPFESTTEEMYDELFAINVKGAFFTVQKLAPLLSTGAGVVLTTSIANVIGMRETSVYAAGKAALRSMARSLSRELLPRGIRVNAVSPGPIDTGILESTMTREAAEEFKAQRVADNPMRRFGTPEEVARAAAFLAFDATYTTGAEFAVDGGATQL encoded by the coding sequence ATGGGTCAGTTCAGCGGCAAGAATGTGGTGATCACGGGTGGTGGCAGCGGTATGGGGTTCGCCCTGGCGGAGCTGTTGGTGGGCGGTGGGGCCCGTGTGGTGATCACCGGGCGTTCCCGGGCGACGCTCGACGCGGCGCGGGAGCGGCTGGGCGGGAACGTGGTGGCCGTGCGGGGTGATGTGGCCTCGCTGTCCGACCTGGATGCCCTGGCGGACCGCGTGAAGGACGACCTCGGCTCGGTCGAGGGCCTGTTCGTCAACGCCGGCATCGCGCCCCTCACGCCCTTCGAGTCGACGACCGAGGAGATGTACGACGAGCTGTTCGCGATCAACGTCAAGGGCGCCTTCTTCACCGTGCAGAAGCTCGCCCCGCTGCTGAGCACGGGCGCCGGCGTCGTCCTCACCACCTCGATCGCGAACGTCATCGGCATGCGCGAGACCAGTGTCTACGCGGCGGGCAAAGCGGCCCTGCGCTCGATGGCCCGCAGCCTCTCCCGTGAGCTGCTTCCGCGCGGCATCCGCGTCAACGCGGTGAGCCCCGGTCCCATCGACACGGGGATTCTGGAGAGCACGATGACGCGGGAGGCCGCCGAGGAGTTCAAGGCGCAGCGGGTCGCGGACAACCCCATGCGGCGCTTCGGTACCCCCGAGGAGGTCGCCCGGGCGGCGGCGTTCCTCGCCTTCGACGCCACGTACACCACCGGCGCCGAGTTCGCCGTGGACGGGGGTGCCACCCAGCTCTGA
- a CDS encoding LysR family transcriptional regulator: protein MSLRQFEYALAVAAEGSVTAAAELLHVAQPSVSQQIRSLERELGVELFARTPTGLVPTTVGRAFLREAEVAVNASRRARATARAGADDLVGEVVVAVQMGFGTRQLPRALGALRRRYPRLEVTVFEEPSSAELDRLCRRGVLNLALMAACERSPADAHHLGDEELVVVLGSGHPQLAEDRVDLRKMAGEPWVRFDRDSALDGVLLNVLRDNDVAPTTAARVSQTATAVRWAAHGLGATLVPASAVPHGHEHLVRPVFPALTQPVIAVLRPSAGPAERTLLDLLRQETWSEPASYAPAS, encoded by the coding sequence ATGAGCCTGCGCCAGTTCGAGTACGCCCTGGCCGTCGCCGCCGAGGGCTCGGTGACGGCGGCGGCGGAACTGCTGCACGTCGCCCAGCCGTCGGTGTCCCAGCAGATCCGCAGCCTGGAGCGGGAACTCGGCGTGGAACTCTTCGCCCGCACCCCGACCGGACTGGTACCCACCACGGTCGGCCGCGCGTTCCTGCGCGAGGCGGAGGTCGCGGTGAACGCGTCACGACGGGCCAGGGCGACGGCGCGGGCCGGTGCCGACGACCTGGTGGGCGAGGTGGTCGTCGCGGTGCAGATGGGCTTCGGCACACGACAGCTGCCCCGCGCACTGGGCGCACTGCGCCGCCGCTACCCACGGCTGGAGGTCACCGTCTTCGAGGAGCCGAGCTCCGCCGAGCTGGACCGGCTGTGCCGCCGGGGCGTGCTGAACCTCGCCCTGATGGCGGCGTGCGAACGCAGCCCCGCCGACGCCCACCACCTCGGCGACGAGGAACTCGTCGTGGTGCTGGGCTCCGGTCACCCGCAGCTGGCCGAGGACCGCGTCGACCTGCGGAAAATGGCCGGGGAGCCCTGGGTGCGGTTCGACCGCGACAGCGCGCTCGACGGCGTCCTGCTGAACGTCCTGCGGGACAACGACGTGGCCCCGACCACGGCCGCCCGCGTGTCCCAGACGGCGACGGCCGTCCGCTGGGCCGCCCACGGACTGGGAGCGACCCTCGTCCCCGCCTCAGCGGTGCCCCACGGCCACGAACACCTCGTACGCCCCGTGTTCCCGGCCCTGACCCAGCCCGTCATCGCCGTGCTCCGACCCAGCGCGGGCCCGGCGGAGCGGACCCTGCTCGACCTCCTGCGCCAGGAGACCTGGTCCGAGCCCGCCTCCTACGCACCGGCCTCCTGA
- a CDS encoding class I SAM-dependent methyltransferase, translating into MTESTGSDARDVVNPEQAAAWNGYEGQHWAEHQDRYDALNDGANAPLLDAAALTPGDRVVDIGCGNGRVTRLAAGRAAYALGVDLSAPMLERARASAVAEGLENVEFVRADAQVYGFEEAPFDVAVSRFGVMFFADPVAGFATIGRALRPGGRLAFVCPRSFDRMDQSTVFAAIGKHVRLPDLTRATGPGPQAFAEPGHARRVLAGAGFEDVAVEGVEADQYWGVDADDAAGFLFGFGPLRHWLREAEADAATEERARRAAVEAFRAFQEDDGVRLTGRYWLVTAGRP; encoded by the coding sequence ATGACGGAATCCACCGGCAGTGACGCGCGGGACGTGGTCAACCCGGAGCAGGCCGCGGCCTGGAACGGGTACGAGGGCCAGCACTGGGCCGAGCACCAGGACCGGTACGACGCCCTCAACGACGGGGCCAACGCCCCGCTTCTGGATGCGGCGGCCCTGACGCCGGGTGACCGTGTCGTGGACATCGGGTGCGGGAACGGCCGGGTCACGCGGCTCGCCGCCGGGCGTGCGGCGTACGCGCTGGGTGTCGACCTGTCGGCGCCCATGCTGGAGCGGGCCCGGGCCAGTGCCGTCGCCGAGGGTCTGGAGAACGTGGAGTTCGTGCGGGCCGACGCGCAGGTGTACGGCTTCGAGGAGGCCCCGTTCGACGTGGCCGTCAGCCGGTTCGGCGTCATGTTCTTCGCCGATCCGGTCGCGGGGTTCGCCACCATCGGGCGCGCGTTGCGGCCCGGTGGGCGGCTGGCCTTCGTCTGCCCGCGGAGCTTCGACCGCATGGACCAGTCGACGGTCTTCGCGGCGATCGGGAAGCACGTACGGCTGCCGGACCTGACGCGGGCGACCGGGCCGGGTCCGCAGGCCTTCGCGGAGCCCGGTCACGCCCGGCGGGTGCTGGCCGGTGCCGGGTTCGAGGACGTGGCCGTCGAGGGTGTCGAGGCGGACCAGTACTGGGGTGTGGACGCCGACGACGCGGCCGGGTTCCTGTTCGGCTTCGGGCCGCTGCGGCACTGGTTGCGGGAGGCGGAGGCCGACGCGGCTACGGAGGAGCGGGCCCGGCGGGCGGCGGTGGAGGCCTTCCGCGCCTTCCAGGAGGACGACGGGGTGCGGCTCACCGGGCGTTACTGGCTGGTCACCGCCGGGCGGCCGTGA
- a CDS encoding MerR family transcriptional regulator: MQIGEVAARTELSLRTIRHYEETGLVLPSARSQGGFRLYTEADVARLMVIRRMKPLGFTLDEMRTLLEATDRLDADEELPPAEREELLARIRGFEQVTRQRMADLRTQLSRAEEFAETLGRRLTAARR, from the coding sequence ATGCAGATCGGCGAGGTCGCCGCACGGACCGAGCTGTCGCTGCGCACGATCCGGCACTACGAGGAGACCGGCCTGGTCCTCCCCTCCGCCCGCTCCCAGGGCGGCTTCCGCCTCTACACCGAGGCCGACGTCGCCCGCCTGATGGTCATCCGCCGCATGAAGCCGCTCGGCTTCACCCTCGACGAGATGCGCACCCTGCTGGAGGCCACCGACCGCCTCGACGCCGACGAGGAACTGCCGCCCGCGGAGCGCGAGGAACTGCTGGCCCGGATCCGCGGCTTCGAACAGGTCACCCGGCAGCGCATGGCCGACCTGCGCACCCAGCTGTCCCGGGCGGAGGAGTTCGCGGAAACGCTGGGCCGGCGCCTCACGGCCGCCCGGCGGTGA
- a CDS encoding SulP family inorganic anion transporter — protein MSSSALSPTAWLRGSRRPSWLSDPKVLRTEVLAGLVVALALIPEAISFSIIAGVDPAVGLFASFTMAVTIAVVGGRPAMISAATGAVALVIAPLNREHGFGYLVAAVLLAGVFQIVLGVLGVAKLMRFVPRSVMVGFVNSLAVLIFMAQVPEMTDVPWAVYPLIAAGLALMVFFPKVTTVVPAPLVSIVVLTVITVAAGIAVPTVGDKGALPSSLPVPGLPDVPFTLDTLTTVAPYALAMALVGLMESLMTAKLVDDITDTRSSKTRESVGQGVANIVTGFFGGMGGCAMIGQTMINVRVSGARTRLSTFLAGAFLMVLCIVFGPVVSDIPMGALVAVMIMVSAATFDWHSIAPKTLKRMPAGEITVMVVTVVCVVATHNLAIGVVVGSLTAMVVFAKRVAHLAEVTAVTDPDRTTVVYRVTGELFFASSNDLVGQFDYAGDPDKVVIDLSAAHIWDASSVAALDAIETKYAQRGKTVEIVGLNEPSARIHKTLSGELTGGH, from the coding sequence TTGTCCTCCTCCGCACTGTCCCCGACCGCGTGGCTGCGCGGTTCCCGACGTCCGTCCTGGCTGTCCGACCCGAAGGTGCTGCGCACCGAGGTGCTGGCCGGCCTCGTGGTCGCCCTCGCGCTGATCCCGGAGGCGATCTCCTTCTCGATCATCGCCGGGGTCGACCCGGCGGTCGGTCTGTTCGCCTCGTTCACCATGGCCGTGACCATCGCGGTCGTCGGCGGCCGGCCGGCCATGATCTCGGCGGCCACCGGTGCCGTCGCCCTGGTCATCGCCCCGCTCAACCGTGAGCACGGCTTCGGCTACCTGGTCGCGGCCGTCCTGCTGGCCGGTGTCTTCCAGATCGTCCTCGGGGTGCTCGGGGTGGCGAAGCTGATGCGGTTCGTGCCGCGCAGCGTGATGGTCGGCTTCGTCAACTCCCTCGCCGTCCTGATCTTCATGGCGCAGGTGCCCGAGATGACCGACGTGCCGTGGGCGGTCTATCCGCTGATCGCCGCCGGTCTGGCGCTGATGGTGTTCTTCCCGAAGGTGACCACGGTGGTGCCGGCGCCGCTGGTGTCGATCGTCGTCCTCACCGTCATCACGGTCGCGGCCGGGATCGCCGTGCCGACCGTGGGCGACAAGGGCGCCCTGCCGTCGTCGCTGCCGGTGCCGGGCCTGCCGGACGTGCCGTTCACCCTGGACACGCTGACGACGGTCGCCCCGTACGCGCTCGCCATGGCGCTGGTGGGTCTGATGGAGTCGCTGATGACGGCCAAACTGGTCGACGACATCACCGACACCCGTTCCTCCAAGACCCGCGAGTCCGTCGGGCAGGGCGTCGCCAACATCGTCACCGGGTTCTTCGGCGGCATGGGCGGCTGCGCGATGATCGGGCAGACGATGATCAACGTACGGGTCTCCGGTGCCCGCACCCGGCTGTCGACCTTCCTGGCGGGCGCGTTCCTGATGGTGCTGTGCATCGTCTTCGGGCCGGTCGTCTCCGACATCCCCATGGGTGCGCTGGTCGCCGTGATGATCATGGTGTCGGCGGCCACGTTCGACTGGCACTCCATCGCCCCGAAGACGCTGAAGCGGATGCCGGCCGGGGAGATCACCGTCATGGTGGTCACCGTCGTGTGTGTGGTCGCCACCCACAACCTCGCCATCGGTGTCGTGGTCGGCTCCCTGACCGCCATGGTCGTCTTCGCCAAGCGCGTCGCCCACCTCGCCGAGGTGACCGCCGTCACCGACCCCGACCGCACCACCGTCGTCTACCGGGTCACCGGCGAGCTGTTCTTCGCCTCCTCCAACGACCTGGTCGGCCAGTTCGACTACGCGGGCGATCCCGACAAGGTCGTCATCGACCTGTCCGCCGCGCACATCTGGGACGCGTCCTCCGTCGCCGCGCTGGACGCCATCGAGACGAAGTACGCCCAGCGCGGCAAGACCGTCGAGATCGTCGGCCTGAACGAGCCGAGCGCCCGCATCCACAAGACGCTCAGCGGCGAACTCACCGGCGGGCACTGA